The following are from one region of the Vidua macroura isolate BioBank_ID:100142 chromosome 15, ASM2450914v1, whole genome shotgun sequence genome:
- the UNC5A gene encoding netrin receptor UNC5A, with translation MGARPPRRRAPPAAAAAAAAAAPGPLGALLAAALLAAAGAQQSATVANPASGASSDLLPHFQLEPEDVYIVKNKAVSLACRATPATQIYFKCNGEWVHQGDHVTQHSTDRSTGLPVMEVRIEVTRQQVEKIFGLEEYWCQCVAWSSSGTTKSQKAFVRIAYLRKNFEQEPTAREVSIEQGIVLPCRPPEGIPPAEVEWLRNEELVDPELDANVYVTPEHSLVLRQARLADTANYTCVAKNIVARRRSASAAITVYVNGGWSTWTQWSGCSTSCGRGWQKRSRTCTNPTPLNGGAFCEGQNVQKTACTTLCPVDGAWSEWSKWSECGAECTHWRSRECSEPAPRNGGRDCHGPELDTRNCTSELCTHAAPGAEDVALYVGLVAVAVCLVLLLLVGVLVYCRKKGGLDADVADSSILTAGFQPVSIKPSKADNPSLLTIQPDLSTTTMTYQGSLCPRQDGPAKLQLPNGHLLSPLGAGRHTLHHSSPAAEGADFVARLSTQSYFRSLPRGTNNMAYGTFNFLGGRLMIPNTGISLLIPPDAIPRGKIYEVYLTLHKQEEVRLPLAGCQTLLSPIVSCGPPGVLLTRPAILAMGHCVEASAENWSIRLKKQSCEGTWEDVLQLGAEPCTELYYCQLEAQACYVFTEQLGRFALVGESLSMAASKRLKLVLFAPAACPSLEYNIRVYCLSDTQDVLKEVIQLEKQLGGQLIGAPRVLHFKDSYHNLRLSIHDMPSSLWKSKLLASYQEIPFYHIWSGLQPFLHCTFTLERLSTSTCELACKIWVWQVEGDGQSFTVNFNIAKDTRFSDWLVPDEVGTPALVGPSAFKIPFLIRQKIISSLDPPGTRGADWRTLAQKLNLDSHLSFFASKASPTAMILNLWEARHFPNGNLSQLAAAVAEVGKQDGALFSEAEC, from the exons GTGCTCAGCAAAGCGCGACCGTGGCCAACCCAGCATCTGGTGCATCCTCGGACCTGCTGCCACACTTCCAGCTGGAGCCGGAGGATGTCTACATTGTGAAGAACAAGGCAGTGAGCCTGGCCTGccgtgccacccctgccacgcAGATCTACTTCAAGTGCAATGGCGAGTGGGTGCACCAAGGTGACCACGTTACGCAGCACAGCACCGACCGCAGCACTG GGCTGCCAGTGATGGAAGTGCGCATCGAGGTCACCCGTCAGCAAGTGGAGAAGATCTTTGGGCTGGAGGAGTACTGGTGCCAGTGCGTAGCCTGGAGCTCCTCTGGCACCACCAAGAGCCAGAAGGCCTTCGTGCGCATCGCCT ATCTGCGCAAGAACTTCGAGCAGGAGCCGACTGCCAGGGAGGTCTCCATTGAGCAGGGCATCGTGCTGCCATGCCGCCCTCCCGAGGGCatcccccctgccgag GTGGAGTGGCTGCGCAACGAGGAGCTGGTGGACCCGGAACTGGATGCCAACGTCTACGTGACACCAGAGCACAGCCTGGTGCTGCGTCAGGCCCGCCTGGCCGACACCGCCAACTACACCTGCGTGGCTAAAAACATCGTGGCCCGTCGCCGCAGCGCCTCTGCTGCCATCACTGTCTACG TGAACGGCGGCTGGTCGACGTGGACACAGTGGTcaggctgcagcaccagctgtgGACGGGGCTGGCAGAAGCGGAGCCGGACGTGCACCAACCCCACACCCCTCAATGGGGGTGCTTTCTGTGAGGGCCAAAATGTGCAGAAAACCGCCTGCACCACCCTCTGCCCAG tggACGGCGCCTGGTCGGAGTGGAGCAAGTGGTCGGAGTGTGGGGCCGAATGCACCCACTGGCGCAGCCGCGAGTGCTCGGAGCCAGCGCCACGCAACGGAGGCCGGGATTGTCATGGCCCCGAGCTGGACACCCGTAACTGCACCTCTGAGCTCTGCACCCACG CTGCCCCCGGCGCAGAGGACGTAGCACTGTACGTGGGGCTGGTGGCCGTGGCCgtgtgcctggtgctgctgctgctggtgggggtGCTGGTGTACTGCCGCAAGAAGGGGGGCCTGGATGCTGATGTGGCTGATTCCTCCATCCTCACCGCTGGCTTCCAGCCCGTCAGCATCAAACCCAGCAAGGCTG acaacCCCAGCCTGCTCACCATCCAGCCAGACctcagcaccaccaccatgACCTACCAGGGCTCGCTCTGCCCACGCCAGGACGGCCCTGCCAAACTCCAGCTGCCCAATGGGCACCTGCTGAGCCCGCTGGGTGCTGGACGGCACACGCTGCACCACAGCTCGCCCGCCGCTGAAGGTGCTGACTTCGTGGCCCGGCTCTCCACACAGAGCTACTTCCGCTCCCTGCCCCGCGGCACCAACAACATGGCCTATGGCACCTTCAACTTCTTGGGGGGGCGGCTCATGATCCCCAACACAG GGATCAGCCTGCTCATCCCACCCGATGCCATCCCGCGGGGGAAGATCTATGAGGTCTACCTGACCCTGCACAAGCAGGAGGAGGTGAG GCTGCCCCTGGCTGGCTGCCAGACGCTGCTGAGCCCCATCGTCAGCTGTGGGCCCCCTGGGGTCCTCCTCACCCGCCCCGCCATCCTGGCCATGGGGCACTGCGTGGAAGCCAGTGCTGAGAACTGGAGCATCCGGCTGAAGAAGCAGTCGTGCGAGGGCACGTGGGAG GACGTGCTGCAGCTGGGCGCTGAGCCGTGCACAGAGCTGTACTACTGCCAGCTGGAAGCGCAGGCTTGCTACGTGTTCACGGAGCAGCTGGGGCGCTTTGCCCTGGTCGGGGAGTCCCTCAGCATGGCGGCCTCCAAGCGCCTCAAGCTGGTCCTGTTCGCGCCAGCCGCCTGCCCCTCGCTCGAGTACAACATCCGCGTCTACTGCCTCAGTGACACCCAGGACGTCCTCAAG GAGGTGAtccagctggagaagcagctgggaGGGCAGCTGATCGGAGCCCCCCGGGTGCTGCACTTCAAGGACAGCTACCACAACCTGCGCCTCTCCATCCACGACAtgcccagctccctctggaaGAGCAAGCTCCTCGCCAGCTACCAG GAGATCCCCTTCTACCACATCTGGAGCGGGCTGCAGCCCTTCCTGCACTGCACCTTCACCCTGGAGCGCCTGAGCACCAGCACCTGTGAGCTGGCCTGCAAGATCTGGGTCTGGCAGGTGGAGGGAGATGGGCAGAGCTTCACTGTCAACTTCAACATTGCCAAG GACACAAGGTTTTCAGACTGGCTGGTCCCCGACGAGGTGGGCACCCCGGCTCTGGTGGGCCCCAGTGCCTTCAAGATCCCCTTCCTCATCCGCCAAAAGATCATCAGCAGCCTGGACCCGCCAGGCACACGGGGAGCCGACTGGAGGACACTGGCACAAAAGCTCAACCTTGACAG CCATCTCAGCTTCTTCGCCTCGAAGGCCAGCCCCACAGCCATGATCCTCAACTTGTGGGAAGCACGGCACTTCCCCAACGGCAACCTCTCCCAGCTGGCTGCCGCCGTGGCCGAGGTCGGCAAGCAGGACGGTGCCCTCTTCTCCGAGGCTGAGTGCTGA